One Trichormus variabilis 0441 genomic window, GAAATTAGTGAAAGTTCTCCTCACCTATTAATGGGGGAATGGACATTCTCCGGGGTAGCATTTCCAGATTTTCAACCTGACCACTCGGAATATCTCAGTATACTCACTGCCCAAAGAAACTCTACCAAAACTCAGGCGCTTTGGTTAGTTCGTAATCAAGCTAAGGCTTTTATTGAGCGTGTAGCACAGTCTATTTTAGATTTACAGCCTCGGATTGTTAGCTGTAGTTCTATGTTCCAACAGCACAGTGCATCACTGGCTCTACTCCGCAGAATTAAAGAATTAAACCAAGATGTTATCACGCTCATAGGTGGTGCTAACTGTGAGGGATCAATGGGGGTTACCACTCATAGGGAATTTCCTTGGGTGGATTTTGTAGCTTCAGGAGAAGGGGATGATCTGTTTTCCAAGCTGTGTCGTAAGCTACTAGACAAAGGTCGTGACGTTGATGTAGCAGAACTTCCTTACGGTGTTATTGGCCCAGCTCATCGGAGCATGAATATACTTGCACAAGAAGCGCCTAGAGCGTCCATACATGATTTAGATCAAGTACCAACTCCTGATTACGACGATTACTTTCAAACTCTCAATATCTCCAAGCTTTCTCCATATATAACTCCTGGTTTACCTATTGAAACCTCACGAGGTTGTTGGTGGGGACAAAAAAACCATTGCACATTCTGTGGACTAAATGGTGCGGGACTCACCTATCGGTCAAAATCCTCAAATCGGGTGGTGGAAGAATTTCTGCAATTGTCACAGCGATATGACTTGAGAAAGTTCCAAGTCGTCGATAATATTTTGAGTATGAATCACATTAATACAGTTCTTCCCATATTTGCGCAATTAAAAGAACCGTATACGATTTTTTATGAAACGAAGGCTAACTTGAAGCGCCAACAACTACAACAGCTGAGGGATGCTGGTGTGAGGCTAATTCAGCCAGGAATAGAAAGTATGCACGACCTGGCCTTGAAGTTACTGAATAAAGGCAATTCAACTGTAATTAATATTCAACTACTCAAGTGGGCTTATGAATTTGGTCTGATTGTGTTGTGGAATTTCCTTGTTGGCGCTCCTGGAGAGTCTGCGGAATGGTACTCTGAGCTACTTCAATGGCTTCCTTGGATTGTGCATTTGCAACCACCGTCCGGTGTAGCATCGATCCGATACGATCGCTTTAGCCTCTATCATAATCAACCAACCAATTATGGGTTAGAACTTTTACCTCATAAAGCTTATTCATATATTTACCCAATTTCGCCAGAAGCGATGGCTGATTTGGCATACTATTTTGAGGATCATAGTCATCAGGCTGGCAAAAAAGTACTTCCAGAGCATCAAGCACTAGCAGAATGGGTCAATCAGTGGACAGAAATGTTTAATTCTCCAAATCCTCCGAGTTTAAAAATCGCGGAAGATAATGGTGAGCAGATCAGAATAATTGATACTAGACCATGTGCCATTAATAATGAGATAAATCTGCAAGGACTAGCATATCAAGTCTATACTGCCTGCGATCGTGCCGTAACAGAGACAGAACTGTTGGAGACTCTGCATACAAGTTACAAACTTGATGTTTCTTGGAACGAAATTCAACCAGTGGTAGATGAGCTGCAATCATACAAGATTTTGCTGCAAATAAACGGTAAGATGTTGAGTCTAGCCGTGACAGCTTCTACCCCGTACCCCAGGCAATATAAGGATATCGAATCTCCTTCAGGATATGTAGACATCATTGGTTTTATTCGGAATAATACAAAGAAATTAGAATCTCCTCGTCCTGCGTGGGCTACCCTTTGGATGTAATTTTCCAATCCATAATTTAATTTTTTACCCAGCGATTCACTAAGTTATTTTGAGTGGCGATCGCTGGTATTCTTAATTTTACGGTTAAACATAGGAGCAATGGAAAAATTACCTAACTTACTTTTAATCTTTCCAACATCCAATCAAATCTTTTACCAGCGATCGCCATTCTATCTAAAGTGTTAATATCTAATTCATCGTCATACTCTAGCCCTTCATGTAAAGATTCACCCCGGCTATAAACTCGCCTACCATAGCCAAGCTGACTCACCATTGGTTGTAATCTTTGATCAAGCAAACTAGCAATTACCCGATAAAATCTTGATGCAAATCCTATATCTTGTTGTAATTTTGCGGCTAGTTGCTGTCGGGGAATCGATAACACTACAGAATGTTCAATTGCTTTAACAGTTGTAGGGGGTAAACTACCATCAATAAAGGGTGTTTCTCCGATGATTTCACCTTTGGATAATTTGGCTATTTCTCTACCAGAAATCTCATTACCTTCAATAGCTGCAAAAGCACGCACTAAAGGATTTCGTTCATCTAGAGAAATAGACAAAGACATTTTTCCATCGAGAAGAATATACAGCGCGTCTACAGTTCCTTGTTCGTGAATGAGTATGGTATTAGCGGGAATTTTTTGTGGAGTACCAGAAGCCATCATCCAATCGATGTCACTATCGTGTAATTCTCCTAAAATAAACAGTACATCTCGTAAAGGCTGACTTTGTGCTAGGTTACGACGACCAAGTTGATCGATGGTATTTTCTATTCTATTGGAAATAATGATGGCGATCGCTCGATAAAAACGCGCCGCAAAACCCACATCTTGCTGTAATTTGGCTGCTAATTCTCTTATTGGGATTGATATCACCAGGGACTTTTCTACAGATGTAATTGTAGTGGCTGGTGGACGTGTCCCAATCAAGGGACTTTCTCCGACTATCTCACCTCTAGATAATCTCCCAATCTCTCTACCTGAAATTTCTTCACCTTCAATAGCTGCGAATGCACGAGTTAGAGGATTATTTTCTGGTTGGGAGAGAGTGACGCTAAATGTACCATCTAATAAAATATGAAAAAACTCAGTACTTCCTCTTTCTTGAATAAGAATAGTACCAGCCGCTAATTCTTGTTGATTACCGGTAGTAATCATCCAATCAATATCACTTTTAGTTAACTCTTTCAGGAGAATTTCAGTCATAGGTTAATTACCCTGTGTTTTGTAAATTGTTAGAAGGATATGGAAACTACAGAGGCGCGGATATATATCTATATTGGTAGTTTATTTAAGATGTTATGGATATGTGAGTCAGCCTCCGGAGTAGCTAATTCCTCCAAGGTCAAATAACACAATGCAATTAAGATTAATGGTTGATTATTCAGGCTTGTGTTATTTTCTACATATTTAATATGAAATTGCTGCAAATTTTCGGCGGCTGCTTTAACTAATCCTTGTAAAATTGCAAAGGCTCTATCAGAAAGTGGTGGCTGACCACGATAGTTTTGCAGTCTACCTCCTTCTCGATAGTTGGGAAATGATTCTAATCCTAAAAACTGCAAAAACCAATTAGAATAATAATTGCCACTAGCAGCTACAATACCTCTATAGTCGGCAATTAGCTCATCGAATATATTGTTTCGCATGGAATTAAATAAGCGATGTGTCAAGTAGTGAGTACATTCATGTTCCAGGCGAATTGTGATAGATAATTGGTG contains:
- a CDS encoding cyclic nucleotide-binding domain-containing protein codes for the protein MTEILLKELTKSDIDWMITTGNQQELAAGTILIQERGSTEFFHILLDGTFSVTLSQPENNPLTRAFAAIEGEEISGREIGRLSRGEIVGESPLIGTRPPATTITSVEKSLVISIPIRELAAKLQQDVGFAARFYRAIAIIISNRIENTIDQLGRRNLAQSQPLRDVLFILGELHDSDIDWMMASGTPQKIPANTILIHEQGTVDALYILLDGKMSLSISLDERNPLVRAFAAIEGNEISGREIAKLSKGEIIGETPFIDGSLPPTTVKAIEHSVVLSIPRQQLAAKLQQDIGFASRFYRVIASLLDQRLQPMVSQLGYGRRVYSRGESLHEGLEYDDELDINTLDRMAIAGKRFDWMLERLKVS
- a CDS encoding RiPP maturation radical SAM C-methyltransferase, with the protein product MVDVCLVSMPYAAIERPSIALGILKSCLTQKGIQAIALYPNISFAEEIGLYKYAEISESSPHLLMGEWTFSGVAFPDFQPDHSEYLSILTAQRNSTKTQALWLVRNQAKAFIERVAQSILDLQPRIVSCSSMFQQHSASLALLRRIKELNQDVITLIGGANCEGSMGVTTHREFPWVDFVASGEGDDLFSKLCRKLLDKGRDVDVAELPYGVIGPAHRSMNILAQEAPRASIHDLDQVPTPDYDDYFQTLNISKLSPYITPGLPIETSRGCWWGQKNHCTFCGLNGAGLTYRSKSSNRVVEEFLQLSQRYDLRKFQVVDNILSMNHINTVLPIFAQLKEPYTIFYETKANLKRQQLQQLRDAGVRLIQPGIESMHDLALKLLNKGNSTVINIQLLKWAYEFGLIVLWNFLVGAPGESAEWYSELLQWLPWIVHLQPPSGVASIRYDRFSLYHNQPTNYGLELLPHKAYSYIYPISPEAMADLAYYFEDHSHQAGKKVLPEHQALAEWVNQWTEMFNSPNPPSLKIAEDNGEQIRIIDTRPCAINNEINLQGLAYQVYTACDRAVTETELLETLHTSYKLDVSWNEIQPVVDELQSYKILLQINGKMLSLAVTASTPYPRQYKDIESPSGYVDIIGFIRNNTKKLESPRPAWATLWM